The proteins below come from a single Eucalyptus grandis isolate ANBG69807.140 chromosome 3, ASM1654582v1, whole genome shotgun sequence genomic window:
- the LOC120286186 gene encoding proline-rich receptor-like protein kinase PERK15 codes for MTRMVACAAASVRELAQCQPKMSLIARVLKGHQSAADLDDGTGAGPSNLDLEDGNSNYREPTGGYGLPCPSGSSSEGPSCQTARYLEMGRM; via the exons ATGACTCGAATGGTGGCCTGCGCTGCTGCTTCCGTGCGTGAATTGGCGCAGTGTCAACCAAAAATGAGTCTG ATTGCTCGAGTCCTCAAAGGGCATCAATCTGCTGCTGACCTTGATGATGGGACCGGAGCCGGGCCGAGTAACCTTGACCTTGAGGACGGCAACAGCAATTACAGGGAACCTACAGGTGGATATGGCTTGCCGTGTCCATCTGGCTCGAGTAGCGAGGGTCCTAGCTGCCAAACAGCCCGATATCTGGAGATGGGGAGGATGTAG